The Takifugu flavidus isolate HTHZ2018 chromosome 21, ASM371156v2, whole genome shotgun sequence genome has a window encoding:
- the LOC130517885 gene encoding beta-1,4-galactosyltransferase 6-like, producing the protein MVYVRRLLRISKRTFLALIFFLISSACLYLIYVAPGIANTLLYVVQARGIVLRDNVRTIEQMMRLYINKNTTFNWTNDPAGRRSSGYLMQPTTYLPENFTYSQNLPCPQRLPSMKGHRDVNVAEISMEETEVSFTKFADMEFGGHWKPKDCIPRWKVAILIPFRNRHEHLPILLQHLIPMLLRQRLEFGFYVIEQSGSQPFNRAMLFNIGFLEAMKDLDWDCLIFHDVDHIPENDRNYYGCGQMPRHFSAKLDKYMYILPYNEFFGGVSGLTVEQFRRINGFPNTFWGWGGEDDDLWKRVHYAGLKVTRPEGDIGKYKSIPHHHRGEVQFLGRYKLLRYSKERQYLDGLNNLHYSPRVSLRRLYKNITVDLHPELVPMKSNLNLLSMLLNIA; encoded by the coding sequence ATGGTTTACGTGAGGCGGCTGTTGCGAATCTCTAAACGAACTTTTCTGGCCTTGATATTCTTCCTAATCTCCAGCGCGTGTCTCTACTTAATTTACGTGGCGCCTGGAATAGCCAACACATTGTTGTACGTGGTGCAAGCTCGAGGCATTGTGTTGAGGGACAACGTGAGGACCATTGAGCAAATGATGCGATTGTACATCAACAAGAACACAACATTTAACTGGACAAATGATCCTGCGGGAAGGAGATCCAGTGGATATCTGATGCAGCCAACCACCTACCTTCCAGAGAACTTCACCTACAGCCAGAACCTGCCCTGCCCACAGCGTTTACCCTCCATGAAGGGCCACAGAGATGTAAACGTGGCAGAGATTTCCATGGAGGAGACAGAAGTCAGCTTTACCAAATTCGCTGACATGGAGTTTGGAGGTCATTGGAAACCAAAGGACTGCATACCTCGCTGGAAAGTGGCCATTCTGATTCCGTTCAGAAACCGCCACGAGCATCTCCCCATCCTCTTGCAGCACCTCATTCCCATGCTGCTGCGGCAGAGATTGGAGTTTGGCTTCTATGTCATTGAGCAGAGTGGGAGCCAGCCCTTCAACAGAGCCATGTTGTTCAATATCGGCTTTTTGGAGGCCATGAAGGACTTGGACTGGGACTGTTTGATCTTCCATGACGTAGACCACATCCCAGAAAATGACCGAAACTACTACGGCTGCGGGCAGATGCCACGCCATTTCTCTGCCAAACTGGACAAATACATGTATATTCTTCCATACAATGAATTCTTTGGAGGTGTAAGCGGACTCACTGTGGAGCAGTTCCGCAGGATTAACGGCTTTCCCAATACAttctggggctgggggggggaggatgatGACTTATGGAAGAGGGTTCACTACGCTGGTCTGAAAGTCACACGACCCGAAGGCGATATTGGCAAATACAAATCCATTCCTCACCACCACAGAGGGGAGGTGCAGTTTCTTGGGAGGTATAAACTGCTGAGGTACTCCAAAGAGCGCCAATACTTGGATGGCCTTAACAATCTTCATTATAGCCCCCGTGTGTCCCTCAGAAGACTCTACAAAAACATCACGGTGGACCTGCACCCTGAACTGGTCCCAATGAAGAGTAACCTTAACCTGCTCAGCATGCTACTGAACATTGCCTAA